A section of the Agarivorans litoreus genome encodes:
- a CDS encoding DUF748 domain-containing protein — protein MKAAKWIGQIHTRWQLATVWQKAGVYFVIVFMLYVVLSLSLLPWVIKQQVEKQLTVLTGHSVTLQQADFHPLKLSLTLRHFAIDELDEQQTQPLASFERLYVDFTLSSLFYWSWNFEALELDGLFFHLSRLKNGALNVDSLFPNTGEPQEAEPENSEQASVPRLRVKQFMLRNAQLKLSDYLPEQAVDFSISDFDLLLNDFYTQKTGDAANVYSIEAQVGERGRLAWSGEVDLPASQISGQLSLEEFQLNRIFAFLRPYTDLRINQGAVSLSTDYLIDYQQQFQFITEQGQLSIEQFELSAFEEIRAKFEQLSLNNITFNLNQQHLSLGDIGLNQGLLTANFDQHSQLDWLSWFHFEKLVAETQTADASEQSDSPQVDEQEEPTTSESSWVLSNNSIKVNDFELRLGEAWLGSAKQHQLLLQALSLSGFSSDMQQTTELTLDASLYQQSPLNAKLAFSGPEQRLTGQVSLSQLALRQLEKWYSPFVRLDINSGQLALSSELDMQLADSFALTSSNGRLALSQINLAVPQQTENLHWLAANDVVADGIDVNLTKQTVDIASLGSEALEFIASLDEQGNLDIIEYLGFAASKNSENSSTDIESEPQGDQTLEPELTNLDEASDVSLNAQIKPELAQNAVAAEETDATAREEQVGWLVNIAQISAADSRFSLSEMYSGQELKHQLNAPLIELSNISSDMSSSMTIAAKLQAEQGGEIIIDGEIALANKQADLTLKATQFGLAFYQAYLAQYTELKLESAKFNTDMQVQLDWQGQFGLALKGPLSIDELHLKDARAQSDLLKWSEFNLSLLDLDTRQRRLALGELNFIQLYFLIEVSEDFSTNLAGIVKSSEEGEITVEQRSEELDEQAREPIAANDSASWQISIAQTQFSQGLVDFADYSLEPNFAAKIEKVEGKIGSLTQDASQPAEVSLSGEVDGYAPVSFAGEIAPLAADPAFDAALDFKHLELTRLNAYSGTYAGYVIERGQMSLALAYKLKQSQLQGSNQVYIEQLQLGKRTNSEKATSLPVELAIALLEDDQGVIDLGLEVSGDVNDPDFNVGGLVFKALGGALKKIVTSPFALIGSLIGSDETLNEVSFVAGSSEIEQQQLTQLGQLAEGLKKRPQLKIALVGSIDPAQDIPALKRQALAEQLNQQANLDIAPQDISLSAVLENRSLRTALVNLAQINLDEASRNEDRQQLAQSLQEQEQLSPERLNQELHSLWYQRLVDQQTLNDGDLESFAEQRAIAVKDALTEQNELAIDRAFVQRQALDKQSGKMLVTLSIIAD, from the coding sequence ATGAAGGCAGCCAAATGGATAGGGCAAATACACACGCGCTGGCAGCTGGCCACTGTTTGGCAAAAAGCTGGGGTGTATTTTGTAATCGTCTTTATGCTTTATGTTGTGCTGTCACTAAGCTTGTTACCTTGGGTGATCAAGCAGCAAGTAGAAAAACAATTAACCGTTCTCACTGGTCACTCAGTGACTCTGCAACAAGCAGATTTTCATCCGCTTAAGCTTTCATTAACGCTGCGCCATTTTGCTATTGATGAGCTTGATGAGCAGCAAACTCAGCCTTTGGCGAGCTTCGAGCGCCTCTATGTAGATTTCACTTTAAGTTCTTTATTCTATTGGAGTTGGAATTTTGAAGCCTTGGAGTTAGACGGTTTATTCTTCCACCTTAGCCGACTTAAAAATGGTGCGCTAAATGTAGACAGTTTGTTTCCTAATACTGGTGAACCACAAGAAGCTGAGCCTGAAAACAGCGAACAAGCTAGCGTTCCCCGTTTGCGGGTTAAACAGTTTATGTTGCGCAACGCTCAGTTAAAGCTAAGCGACTACCTGCCAGAACAAGCTGTAGATTTCTCTATTTCTGACTTTGATTTATTGCTTAACGATTTTTATACCCAAAAAACTGGTGATGCAGCCAATGTGTATAGCATTGAAGCGCAAGTGGGCGAGCGAGGCCGTTTGGCTTGGAGTGGCGAAGTCGATCTCCCTGCTTCGCAGATATCGGGGCAGTTATCCTTAGAAGAGTTTCAACTTAACCGCATTTTCGCCTTTTTACGGCCTTATACCGATTTGCGCATTAACCAAGGAGCTGTATCGCTAAGCACTGATTATTTAATTGATTACCAACAACAGTTTCAGTTTATTACCGAACAAGGGCAGCTGAGCATTGAACAATTTGAACTGAGCGCTTTTGAGGAAATTCGCGCTAAGTTCGAACAGCTTTCGCTTAATAACATTACTTTTAATTTGAACCAGCAACACCTGAGCTTAGGGGATATAGGTCTCAATCAAGGTTTACTCACCGCCAACTTTGATCAGCATTCTCAACTAGATTGGCTCTCGTGGTTTCATTTTGAAAAGCTGGTGGCTGAAACCCAAACTGCTGACGCTAGCGAGCAAAGTGATTCTCCACAGGTGGATGAGCAGGAAGAGCCTACTACCAGTGAGTCATCTTGGGTGCTTAGTAACAACAGCATTAAGGTGAATGACTTTGAACTAAGGCTAGGTGAAGCGTGGTTAGGCAGTGCTAAACAGCATCAATTATTGTTACAAGCGCTTAGCCTTAGCGGGTTCTCTAGTGATATGCAGCAAACCACCGAATTAACGCTTGATGCTAGTTTGTACCAGCAGAGTCCACTCAATGCAAAGTTAGCCTTTAGTGGCCCAGAGCAGCGTTTAACTGGTCAAGTAAGCCTTAGCCAACTGGCGCTAAGGCAACTTGAAAAATGGTACTCCCCCTTTGTTCGCTTAGATATAAACAGTGGCCAACTGGCCTTAAGTAGCGAGTTAGATATGCAGCTGGCAGACAGCTTTGCTCTTACTAGCTCTAACGGGCGTTTGGCCTTATCGCAAATTAACCTCGCGGTGCCACAACAAACAGAGAACTTGCATTGGCTGGCGGCCAATGACGTTGTTGCCGACGGTATTGATGTCAATCTAACTAAGCAAACCGTTGATATTGCCAGCCTTGGCAGTGAAGCCCTAGAGTTTATTGCCAGCCTCGATGAGCAAGGCAACTTGGACATTATTGAATACCTAGGTTTTGCAGCAAGTAAGAATAGCGAAAACAGCTCAACCGACATCGAGTCTGAGCCGCAAGGCGATCAAACCTTAGAGCCTGAGTTAACTAATCTCGATGAAGCCAGTGACGTTTCTTTAAATGCGCAAATTAAGCCAGAACTTGCACAAAATGCAGTGGCAGCAGAAGAAACTGACGCTACTGCACGTGAAGAGCAAGTGGGGTGGTTGGTTAACATTGCCCAGATAAGCGCGGCTGATTCACGTTTTAGTTTGAGCGAGATGTATTCAGGACAAGAGCTTAAACACCAACTAAACGCCCCTTTAATTGAGCTTTCAAATATAAGTTCCGATATGAGCTCTTCGATGACGATAGCCGCCAAGCTACAAGCCGAGCAGGGTGGGGAAATTATAATTGATGGGGAAATTGCACTTGCCAATAAACAAGCTGATTTAACGCTTAAAGCTACTCAATTTGGTTTGGCTTTTTATCAAGCCTACTTAGCGCAATATACTGAGTTAAAACTTGAGTCGGCCAAGTTTAATACCGACATGCAAGTGCAACTAGATTGGCAAGGTCAATTTGGATTGGCTTTAAAAGGTCCGCTCAGCATTGATGAACTGCATTTAAAAGACGCGAGGGCGCAGTCCGATTTACTCAAATGGTCTGAGTTCAATCTTAGCCTATTGGATCTAGATACGCGCCAACGCCGCCTTGCTTTGGGTGAGCTTAACTTTATTCAACTCTACTTTTTAATTGAGGTATCAGAAGACTTTTCCACTAATTTGGCGGGGATTGTAAAGTCATCCGAAGAGGGTGAGATCACCGTTGAGCAGCGAAGCGAAGAACTTGACGAACAAGCCCGTGAGCCAATAGCTGCAAATGATTCAGCGAGCTGGCAAATTAGCATTGCGCAAACGCAGTTTAGCCAAGGCTTGGTCGACTTTGCGGATTACTCGTTAGAACCCAACTTTGCCGCCAAGATTGAAAAGGTAGAGGGAAAAATTGGTAGCTTAACTCAAGACGCTAGCCAGCCTGCCGAAGTGAGCCTAAGCGGTGAAGTGGACGGTTATGCTCCGGTAAGTTTTGCTGGTGAAATTGCCCCTCTTGCTGCAGACCCCGCCTTTGATGCGGCACTTGATTTTAAACACCTAGAACTTACTCGCTTAAATGCCTATTCGGGCACCTATGCAGGCTATGTGATTGAGCGTGGACAAATGTCTTTAGCCTTGGCTTATAAACTTAAGCAAAGCCAGCTACAGGGGAGCAATCAAGTTTACATAGAGCAACTGCAATTGGGTAAACGCACCAATAGCGAGAAGGCTACCTCGCTACCGGTAGAGCTTGCGATTGCGTTACTAGAAGATGACCAAGGCGTGATAGACCTAGGTTTAGAAGTTAGTGGCGATGTAAATGATCCAGACTTTAATGTTGGTGGATTAGTGTTCAAGGCTTTAGGTGGTGCGCTGAAAAAAATCGTTACCTCGCCCTTTGCCTTGATTGGCTCGCTAATTGGTAGTGACGAAACCTTAAATGAAGTGAGTTTTGTTGCAGGCAGTAGCGAGATTGAGCAGCAACAGCTTACTCAACTTGGCCAATTGGCCGAAGGCTTAAAAAAACGCCCGCAGCTAAAAATTGCTTTAGTTGGCTCTATCGATCCAGCTCAAGATATTCCAGCCCTCAAAAGACAAGCTCTCGCTGAGCAGCTTAATCAACAGGCTAATTTGGATATAGCGCCGCAAGATATCAGTTTAAGTGCAGTACTCGAGAATCGCAGTTTACGAACTGCTCTTGTTAACTTGGCACAAATTAACCTAGATGAAGCAAGCCGTAATGAAGACCGTCAGCAGCTAGCCCAGAGCTTACAAGAGCAAGAGCAGCTTAGCCCCGAGCGTTTAAATCAAGAGTTACACAGCTTGTGGTATCAGCGTTTAGTTGACCAACAAACCCTTAATGATGGCGATTTAGAAAGCTTTGCAGAGCAACGAGCGATTGCGGTGAAAGATGCTCTAACCGAACAAAACGAATTAGCCATTGACCGCGCTTTTGTACAGCGCCAAGCGCTCGACAAGCAAAGTGGCAAGATGCTGGTAACCTTAAGCATTATTGCTGATTAA
- a CDS encoding TIGR01621 family pseudouridine synthase, with amino-acid sequence MQKLLLVAEHSDFIVVNKPSGINFHTESGELGLVELARQQFAIELWPVHRLDKLTSGLLLLAKNKAAAARFQELFSQGLVNKFYLALASNKPKKKQGLIKGDMLKARNGSWKLGHTNDNPAITQFFSFALLPKRRLFLLKPHTGRTHQLRVALKSLGAPILGDTRYGGEAAERGYLHAFGLQFNWGEQSLHYAALDNLDGDFERFEIAEKIDSLAKPWEVAFPQLKGS; translated from the coding sequence ATGCAAAAGCTCCTACTCGTGGCCGAACACAGCGATTTTATAGTGGTTAATAAACCCAGCGGTATTAACTTTCATACCGAGTCTGGCGAGTTGGGGCTGGTTGAGTTGGCGCGCCAACAATTTGCCATAGAGTTATGGCCAGTGCATCGCCTAGATAAGCTAACCTCTGGCTTGTTACTGCTAGCTAAAAATAAAGCGGCGGCTGCGCGTTTTCAAGAGCTGTTTAGCCAAGGCTTAGTCAATAAGTTCTACTTAGCTTTAGCCTCTAACAAACCTAAAAAGAAACAGGGCTTGATTAAAGGCGATATGCTTAAAGCGCGCAACGGCAGTTGGAAGCTTGGGCATACTAACGATAACCCGGCGATTACCCAGTTTTTTAGCTTTGCGCTGTTACCCAAACGTCGTTTGTTTTTGTTAAAGCCTCATACTGGGCGTACCCATCAATTGCGGGTTGCCCTTAAAAGTTTAGGCGCGCCAATACTGGGTGATACGCGTTATGGTGGTGAAGCAGCAGAGCGCGGTTATTTGCATGCTTTTGGCCTGCAGTTTAATTGGGGTGAACAGTCTCTTCACTATGCAGCTTTAGATAATCTTGATGGGGATTTTGAGCGGTTTGAAATAGCTGAAAAAATTGACAGTTTAGCTAAGCCTTGGGAAGTGGCTTTTCCGCAACTTAAAGGTAGTTGA
- a CDS encoding carbon starvation CstA family protein, whose protein sequence is MLWFLFCVAALLGGYFIYGAFVEKVFGIKEQRQTPAYAKQDGVDFVPMSKKKVYLIQLLNIAGVGPIFGPIMGALYGPAAMLWIVVGCIFAGATHDYFSGMLSVRNGGASVPALSGRYLGKSARHFMNIFAIVLLLLVGVVFVSAPAGMLTNLINDQAGISLGLGTMVSIIFVYYIIATIVPIDKIIGRFYPLFGALLIFMSVGLITAVAFSSEHQVMGNFEVSQMFTNMNPNDLPLWPALFITIACGAISGFHATQSPLMARCVENEKNGRFVFYGAMIGEGVIALIWCAIALSFFNSMEGLQAAVASGGPGKVVYDASFGLLGVFGGILAFLGVVILPITSGDTAFRSSRLILAEYFNLSQKPVKNRLMIALPIFIIGGILTQVDFGVIWRYFGFANQTTAVMMLWTATAYLLRNDKFHWITTVPAMFMTTVVVTFILNSSTLGFGLPMTISTVAGVVTTLVITGLLIAKLKGIGEDDLDEELDEITKLNSAKEA, encoded by the coding sequence ATGCTTTGGTTTCTATTTTGCGTCGCAGCGTTGCTCGGCGGCTACTTCATTTACGGCGCCTTTGTAGAGAAGGTTTTTGGCATTAAAGAACAGCGACAAACTCCCGCTTACGCGAAGCAAGATGGCGTTGATTTTGTGCCAATGTCGAAGAAAAAAGTTTATTTAATCCAGCTGCTTAATATTGCGGGTGTGGGCCCTATTTTTGGTCCTATCATGGGCGCTTTATACGGCCCAGCAGCGATGTTATGGATTGTGGTTGGCTGTATTTTTGCTGGCGCAACTCACGACTACTTCTCAGGCATGTTGTCAGTTCGCAATGGCGGAGCCTCGGTACCGGCATTATCTGGGCGTTACCTAGGTAAAAGCGCTCGCCACTTCATGAATATTTTTGCCATTGTGCTGTTGTTACTGGTAGGCGTAGTATTTGTATCCGCTCCAGCTGGCATGTTAACTAACCTTATCAACGACCAAGCTGGTATCAGCCTTGGTTTAGGTACTATGGTTAGTATCATTTTTGTTTACTACATCATTGCCACCATCGTGCCCATCGACAAGATTATTGGCCGTTTCTACCCACTATTTGGTGCATTACTTATCTTTATGTCGGTAGGCCTAATTACCGCAGTAGCCTTCTCGAGTGAGCACCAAGTTATGGGCAACTTTGAAGTAAGCCAAATGTTCACCAACATGAACCCTAATGACTTACCGCTATGGCCAGCCTTATTCATTACCATTGCTTGTGGCGCAATTTCGGGCTTTCATGCCACACAATCACCGTTAATGGCTCGTTGTGTAGAAAATGAAAAAAATGGCCGCTTTGTATTTTACGGTGCAATGATTGGCGAAGGTGTCATTGCCTTAATCTGGTGTGCTATTGCACTGTCTTTCTTCAATTCAATGGAAGGTTTACAAGCAGCAGTTGCCAGCGGTGGGCCAGGTAAAGTTGTTTACGACGCATCGTTTGGTTTACTGGGTGTATTTGGCGGTATCTTAGCCTTCTTAGGTGTGGTGATTTTACCTATTACTTCTGGCGATACAGCGTTTCGTTCAAGCCGCCTAATTTTGGCAGAGTACTTTAACCTGTCTCAAAAACCCGTTAAAAACCGCTTAATGATTGCACTACCAATCTTCATTATTGGTGGAATTCTTACTCAAGTAGATTTTGGAGTAATTTGGCGCTACTTCGGCTTTGCTAACCAAACAACCGCTGTAATGATGTTATGGACGGCAACCGCTTACCTATTGCGTAATGACAAATTCCACTGGATAACCACTGTTCCAGCCATGTTTATGACAACGGTAGTGGTGACCTTCATTCTAAACTCAAGCACCTTGGGCTTTGGGCTACCAATGACTATTTCGACGGTGGCAGGGGTAGTGACAACCTTAGTGATTACCGGTTTGCTAATAGCCAAACTAAAAGGCATTGGTGAAGACGACTTGGATGAAGAGTTAGACGAAATAACGAAACTAAATTCGGCCAAAGAAGCCTAA
- a CDS encoding LysM peptidoglycan-binding domain-containing protein produces the protein MRGSNTRSKGHDRMLINNRDGQVLFRRDGTKMQDYYYANGNVLGDTGSLSDSNFESNYVEASKMQQAAPGTYTVNNGDTLKGIAQKLWGDGSLWYMIADANAIEPTASLKQGMSLTIPTVNSNVHNTSDTFKPYNPSDVIGKTDAEAVAPPPSDTGCAQMIVAVVSIVVAVVVAVYTAGTGAGPALKIAAAGLGAAAGNAAGQVVGIALGIQDGFDMGAVLKAGARGALAAGVGAIAGTLADKVDKVGTIGNIATKAAAQTAGNYLTNKILDDGSFSWKGMAAGVAGSIAGQYGGQIQGNEMATDFISSFAGGAADNVARQWMGIGGKREWSAIATDAFGNMIGNSVARATGPKATWSSKPPSHIPGGGDRHYDARWDTSAPGHIQRYNTRWSDTAPEHIQRYNVRWSDGAPEHIQRYNTRWSEKPPVHIPGGGDGYYQQIIPDGIVGTLNEPWYVSAPVIGHVVDFAGKVQATRKDDYKPEGFNTNAFTGKGMSPRESNDAHFYSMPIRALETVALINPELAAVRASGYLSLALDGFSGEYGSSVSELTSLFLNTSFRNLPFGKVTNSMLSSSYGKVVEYYFDAWYKDEDIGYSPGQPRKEKLGNE, from the coding sequence GTGCGCGGCTCCAATACCCGCTCCAAAGGTCACGACCGCATGCTGATTAACAACCGTGACGGGCAAGTACTATTCCGCCGTGACGGCACCAAAATGCAAGACTACTACTACGCCAATGGCAACGTACTCGGCGACACAGGCTCACTGTCTGACAGTAACTTTGAGAGCAACTATGTTGAAGCCTCTAAAATGCAACAGGCGGCACCCGGTACTTACACAGTTAATAATGGCGACACGCTAAAAGGCATTGCCCAAAAACTATGGGGCGATGGCTCACTGTGGTACATGATTGCCGACGCCAATGCCATTGAGCCAACCGCTAGCTTAAAACAAGGCATGAGCCTGACTATTCCTACGGTGAATAGCAACGTACACAATACCAGCGACACCTTTAAGCCCTATAACCCTAGTGATGTAATAGGCAAAACCGATGCCGAAGCAGTAGCACCACCGCCTAGTGATACCGGCTGTGCGCAAATGATTGTGGCCGTTGTCAGTATAGTAGTAGCGGTTGTTGTAGCTGTTTACACTGCTGGCACGGGAGCTGGCCCGGCACTGAAAATAGCCGCTGCAGGCTTAGGCGCTGCCGCCGGTAATGCAGCCGGCCAAGTGGTTGGCATTGCCCTAGGGATTCAGGACGGCTTCGACATGGGGGCCGTTCTTAAGGCTGGCGCTAGGGGCGCATTGGCTGCGGGGGTAGGAGCCATCGCAGGAACACTTGCAGATAAGGTAGATAAAGTTGGTACTATTGGCAACATCGCCACTAAAGCGGCAGCGCAAACCGCCGGTAACTACTTAACCAACAAAATACTCGACGACGGCAGCTTTAGCTGGAAAGGCATGGCTGCAGGTGTAGCAGGCTCTATTGCTGGGCAATATGGCGGGCAGATCCAAGGTAACGAAATGGCTACCGACTTCATATCCTCTTTTGCTGGCGGCGCAGCCGATAATGTAGCAAGGCAGTGGATGGGCATAGGTGGTAAGCGCGAATGGTCGGCCATAGCTACTGATGCCTTTGGTAACATGATTGGTAATAGTGTGGCGCGAGCGACCGGACCTAAAGCCACGTGGTCAAGCAAACCACCTTCTCATATACCAGGAGGCGGGGATAGACATTATGATGCTCGTTGGGATACAAGTGCGCCTGGGCATATACAGCGTTACAATACTCGCTGGAGCGACACCGCTCCTGAGCATATACAGCGATATAATGTGCGTTGGAGCGATGGTGCGCCTGAGCATATACAGCGTTACAATACTCGCTGGAGCGAAAAACCACCAGTTCACATTCCTGGTGGTGGTGATGGCTACTATCAACAGATAATCCCCGACGGTATTGTTGGTACATTAAATGAACCTTGGTATGTGAGCGCCCCTGTAATTGGTCACGTTGTAGACTTCGCTGGTAAAGTACAAGCAACGAGAAAAGATGATTATAAGCCAGAGGGGTTCAATACAAATGCGTTTACTGGTAAAGGAATGTCACCAAGAGAGAGTAACGACGCTCACTTTTATTCGATGCCCATTAGAGCACTCGAGACCGTTGCTCTGATTAATCCAGAATTAGCTGCCGTTAGAGCGTCAGGGTACCTCTCACTAGCATTAGATGGGTTTTCTGGTGAATATGGCTCTAGCGTTTCAGAGCTTACTTCATTGTTTTTGAATACATCATTTAGGAACCTACCGTTCGGGAAAGTAACCAATAGTATGCTATCTTCATCATATGGGAAAGTGGTTGAGTATTATTTTGACGCTTGGTATAAAGATGAAGATATAGGGTATTCTCCTGGTCAACCCAGAAAGGAAAAACTAGGCAATGAGTAA
- a CDS encoding transposase: MTRAREQQICLDSTPYYHCICRCVRRAFLCGEDRASGANFNHRKQWIVDKFTQLAEVFSIDVAAYAVMSNHYHLVLRVNQQQKNRTPKSFENLKQHF; encoded by the coding sequence ATGACCCGAGCTCGCGAACAGCAAATTTGTTTAGACAGTACGCCCTACTACCACTGCATTTGCCGCTGTGTGCGTAGAGCATTTTTGTGTGGCGAAGACCGAGCAAGTGGTGCTAACTTTAACCACCGCAAACAATGGATAGTTGATAAATTCACTCAACTCGCCGAGGTGTTTTCTATTGATGTAGCGGCTTATGCGGTGATGAGTAACCACTATCATTTAGTATTGCGAGTTAACCAGCAGCAAAAAAATAGGACACCCAAGTCTTTTGAAAATCTAAAACAGCACTTCTAG
- the btsR gene encoding two-component system response regulator BtsR, with product MRAIIVDDEPLAREELQEMLQSYPEIEVVAQFGNAIECLKHLKQLQAEVLFLDIEMPQISGLELANMIDSDNAPAIVFVTAYDQFALDAFEQNAVDYLLKPIDSERLCKSIKRLKERLPSTKQTEADAPANHSYQNMLKEQQLRLIPCYYQQRVKLIRLEDIEHASSDISGVHVATENGTYHTQLTLKVLEDKSPLLRCHRQHLVNVEAISEISLEDNGGAVLFTKSGAQLPVSRRYFKAIKEHFGL from the coding sequence ATGAGAGCAATCATTGTCGACGATGAACCCTTAGCCAGAGAAGAACTGCAGGAGATGCTGCAAAGCTACCCTGAAATTGAAGTCGTCGCGCAATTTGGCAACGCCATAGAGTGTTTAAAGCACCTCAAGCAACTGCAAGCCGAGGTATTGTTTTTAGATATAGAAATGCCACAAATTAGCGGTTTAGAACTGGCTAACATGATTGACAGCGACAATGCGCCAGCAATTGTATTTGTGACCGCTTACGATCAATTCGCGCTAGATGCCTTCGAACAAAATGCCGTAGATTACTTACTCAAGCCGATTGACTCGGAACGTTTGTGTAAGTCGATTAAACGCTTAAAAGAGCGCTTGCCTTCCACCAAACAAACCGAAGCCGATGCGCCCGCTAATCACTCCTACCAAAACATGCTCAAAGAGCAACAACTTAGATTAATACCCTGTTATTACCAGCAACGAGTAAAACTGATCCGCTTAGAAGATATCGAGCATGCTTCAAGCGATATAAGCGGTGTGCATGTTGCCACCGAAAATGGCACCTACCATACCCAGCTAACGCTAAAAGTACTTGAAGACAAATCCCCTTTGTTACGTTGCCATCGCCAACACTTGGTTAACGTAGAAGCCATTTCCGAAATCTCTTTAGAAGATAATGGCGGAGCGGTATTGTTCACTAAAAGCGGCGCACAGCTGCCGGTAAGTCGGCGCTACTTCAAAGCAATCAAAGAGCATTTTGGCTTATAA
- a CDS encoding LytS/YhcK type 5TM receptor domain-containing protein translates to MILSDFSLLLSLAQQMSVFLVIAYLLSKTPAFLPLTNLSPRLPNTLTIYCLFSGFCILGSYFGLAIDDAIANTRAVGAVLGGLFGGPVLGLLVGFTGGMHRYFMGGFTDVACAVSTTLEGLVGGLFHLWIRRRSLHNEHLFSPTIAFVATLIAETLQMLLILLIAKPFEQALALVEVIALPMVLANSVGAALFMMMIRDRRRLYDKFSSHSSAKALNLAQRMVGIFHQGFKQQDAVRIANIIHEETGVSAVAITDTQQVLAFKGLGSDHHHAGRPIASKQTHQAINENRVVFADGVEEPYQCSSSDKCPLGSSLVVPIRGSENDVIGTVKLYESKRRLFLHINRALGEGIAKVIAEQLRDSHVQQQQQLLTEAELKLARAQINPHFLFNALNTISAVVKRDASSARQLIADLALFLRINLKRNQQTSLVSAELEHVNAYLHIEQVRFADRLVIKQDIDQAFMQLELPTFTLQPLVENAIKHGTAHLLETGKITIYSRLNNGVKQLVVEDNAGLYQKPEQATSEGLGMHIVDTRLRNAFGASFALQVECQLNQYTRVIISLPKEPNQ, encoded by the coding sequence ATGATATTGAGTGATTTTTCCCTGCTATTGTCTTTAGCCCAACAAATGAGCGTTTTTCTGGTCATTGCCTACCTGCTGAGTAAAACGCCAGCCTTTCTTCCGCTTACTAATCTGTCGCCACGTTTACCTAATACGCTCACCATTTATTGCTTGTTTTCGGGCTTCTGTATTCTTGGCTCCTATTTTGGTTTAGCGATTGACGATGCCATTGCCAATACTCGCGCGGTTGGCGCCGTGCTTGGTGGATTATTTGGCGGCCCAGTACTGGGTTTGCTGGTAGGTTTTACCGGAGGCATGCATCGCTACTTTATGGGTGGCTTTACCGACGTAGCCTGCGCGGTTTCGACCACCCTTGAAGGTTTAGTTGGCGGCTTATTTCATTTGTGGATCCGCAGGCGCAGCTTGCACAACGAACATTTGTTTTCACCTACGATTGCCTTTGTTGCAACCTTAATCGCCGAAACCCTACAAATGTTACTAATTTTGCTGATTGCTAAACCCTTTGAGCAGGCACTAGCCTTAGTCGAAGTTATCGCCCTTCCTATGGTTTTAGCCAACTCTGTTGGCGCCGCCTTATTCATGATGATGATTCGCGACCGCCGCCGCCTTTACGATAAATTTAGTAGTCATTCTTCAGCCAAAGCACTTAACCTTGCGCAACGCATGGTGGGTATCTTTCACCAAGGCTTCAAACAACAAGACGCGGTGCGTATCGCCAATATCATTCACGAAGAAACTGGCGTTTCTGCGGTCGCCATTACCGATACCCAACAGGTTTTAGCTTTTAAAGGCTTAGGAAGTGATCACCACCACGCGGGTCGCCCTATTGCATCCAAACAAACTCACCAAGCAATTAACGAAAACCGAGTAGTATTTGCCGACGGTGTTGAAGAACCTTATCAATGCAGCTCCAGCGATAAGTGCCCACTAGGCTCATCATTGGTGGTGCCGATTCGCGGCAGCGAGAACGATGTAATTGGCACTGTGAAACTCTACGAGTCGAAACGCCGCTTGTTTTTACACATTAACCGCGCCTTAGGCGAAGGTATTGCTAAAGTAATTGCCGAACAATTACGTGATAGCCATGTTCAGCAACAGCAACAACTACTCACCGAAGCTGAGCTAAAACTGGCTCGCGCCCAAATTAACCCACACTTTTTGTTTAATGCCTTAAATACCATTAGCGCGGTGGTAAAACGCGACGCCAGCTCTGCACGTCAGCTTATTGCTGATTTAGCCTTGTTCTTACGGATTAACTTAAAACGCAATCAACAAACCAGTTTGGTGAGTGCCGAGCTCGAACATGTAAATGCTTATCTGCATATTGAGCAAGTGCGCTTTGCCGATCGATTAGTGATAAAACAAGACATCGACCAAGCATTTATGCAACTTGAATTACCTACTTTTACCCTGCAACCTTTAGTGGAAAACGCCATTAAACACGGCACAGCCCATTTACTTGAAACCGGCAAAATCACCATTTATAGCCGGCTAAACAATGGAGTTAAACAATTGGTAGTTGAAGACAACGCCGGCCTTTATCAAAAGCCTGAGCAAGCCACCAGCGAAGGATTAGGCATGCATATTGTGGATACCCGCTTACGTAATGCCTTTGGTGCATCTTTCGCGTTACAAGTTGAATGCCAGCTAAACCAATATACTAGGGTGATTATTTCACTGCCCAAGGAGCCTAACCAATGA